A stretch of DNA from Parvularcula bermudensis HTCC2503:
CGGGATCGGGCTATTTTCTCGCCGCCGCCGCCGATGGAGCGGTCGCGCGATATGGCGTGTCCGAAGCGCTGTTGGGGGCCTTTGCCACAGCGATCGTCACCTCCCTGCCCGAGCTTGTCACCACCCTGGCGGCTGTCCGCCGCGGCGCCCTCGCCCTTGCCATTGGCGGGATCATCGGCGGCAACAGCTTTGACACCTTGTTCATCGTCGCCTCGGATATCGCCTATCGCGAGGGGCCGATCTATGCCGATATCGCCAATAGCCAGCAATTCCTCATGACGCTGACCATATTGATGACGGCAATCTTGGTGATGGGACTACTATCCCGCCAGCGCCAAGGCCCCGGCGGGATCGGCTTTGAAACCATATTGTTGATCGTCGCCTATCTTGGCGGCGCCGCGATCCTCGCTCTGCTCTGACCTTGATCAAAAGACCCGGCCCAGGTCCTCTTTCAGCACCGTCTCGATACAATGCTCAGCCAGCGCCGCAATGGTCATCGAGGGATTGCACGCCCCGGTGGAGCCAGCAATCAAGGCACCGTCGACCACGTAAAGGCCGGTCTGGCCCATCACCCGGCCCGCCAGATCGCAGACTTTGCCCATAATCGCGCCGCCGAGGGGGTGCCAGGTCGTCGTTTCCGCCGTCGTCGTGTCGAAAAGCAGATCGTCCGGCCCCACCACTTCTTGCATCTTCGCGGTAATGCGCTGGGTGAGTTCTCGGTCCACGGCTTGATCCCAGTTCAGCACCGCGTCGTCTTTTCGCTCGTCATAGGTGAAATAGCCGCCGGGGGAGACAGGACCGAACCCGACGAGAGTCGACACCCCAACATCCACCTTCGCAGGAACGGGGCCCTGCATCAGGGTGAGCGGCCCACCGGGATTATCCCAATCCTGAAGGGCGATAGCGGTCGGTCCGCCCTGTTGCGGTCCAGGGCTGACATCAGAGGGGCGCCAGACAAAGATCCGATCGCCATTATTCCCCCACTGGCCGCCGACATCGTCGGGAAGGTCTGCAATCTGATCTTTCGCCTTGGCTTTCATCAAGAGCCGCGTCGTACCCGCCGACCCCGCCCCGAGGAATAGCGCGTCAGTGACCAGTCGCTTTCGCTGCATCACCTCACCGCCGGTGTCGATGATATCGACATCCACCAGCCACCGCCCCCACCGGTCGCGATGGATGTCGGTGACATTGTGGAGCACCTTGAGGCTCACCCTGCCCGTCGCTTCGGCAGCGGCGATATAGGTCTTGTCGAGGCTGAACTTTCCACCGTTATTGACGCCGAACACCAAATCTCCCGTGGTGTAGACCGGCTTCATCTCCCCACGGAGTTCCGCTTGGGCAAAGGACCAGTCGATCGGCATACGGGTGCGATAAGGCGTCTCCCCCGCCGCGGCGATGCGGTCGTGCCATTGCAGGGCAGCCTTGTAGGTGGGATGGTAAAGGAGATCATCGGGAATGGGCGCGAGGCGCAACATGGCTTCCACCCGGCGATAATAATCTCGATCGAATTTTCCATAATCGAGACCCGGCAAATCGGCGACGAATTGTGCCTCGCTCGGCTGCATCGTCACCCCCTGGTAGGTCAGGGACCCCCCGCCCACGCCCGCGCCGCAAATGATGTCGAGGCCATTACCGACCACCCGCTCCTGCAATCCGGTGAACGGTTTGAAGAAGAGCTTCTCCAGGACCTTGTCGGGCAGGACGCCCCCCTGGCCAATCGGTTGAAAGGCCGGCGCATTGGACAACCATGTCGTGCGCGGATCTTTCGAGGCTCCCTCGAAATCCGGAAACGTGTCACCATTGGGGCCGGACGGCCAGCGAATGCCGCGCTCCAGGAGCGTCACATCAATCCCCGCCTGGGCCAGTCTGAGCGCGGTGACGGCCCCGCCGAACCCGGTCCCGATGATGACCGCCCGGTGGCGTTCCCGCTGCCTGAACGGTCGCGCGATCGCCGGGGCCGACAGAACCGACGTTGAGAGCGCCGAGGCCAGACCGACTTTCAACAGATCTCGCCGGCCAGTGCTCACGCCGCTCTTGGTCTGCTTCGCAGCCTTTTGAATATTTTGTTTGTTATTGGAATAATTCTGCCCCACCTGTCCCTCCCGAGCTTTTTATTCGCCAACTTGGCTTTA
This window harbors:
- a CDS encoding GMC oxidoreductase, encoding MSTGRRDLLKVGLASALSTSVLSAPAIARPFRQRERHRAVIIGTGFGGAVTALRLAQAGIDVTLLERGIRWPSGPNGDTFPDFEGASKDPRTTWLSNAPAFQPIGQGGVLPDKVLEKLFFKPFTGLQERVVGNGLDIICGAGVGGGSLTYQGVTMQPSEAQFVADLPGLDYGKFDRDYYRRVEAMLRLAPIPDDLLYHPTYKAALQWHDRIAAAGETPYRTRMPIDWSFAQAELRGEMKPVYTTGDLVFGVNNGGKFSLDKTYIAAAEATGRVSLKVLHNVTDIHRDRWGRWLVDVDIIDTGGEVMQRKRLVTDALFLGAGSAGTTRLLMKAKAKDQIADLPDDVGGQWGNNGDRIFVWRPSDVSPGPQQGGPTAIALQDWDNPGGPLTLMQGPVPAKVDVGVSTLVGFGPVSPGGYFTYDERKDDAVLNWDQAVDRELTQRITAKMQEVVGPDDLLFDTTTAETTTWHPLGGAIMGKVCDLAGRVMGQTGLYVVDGALIAGSTGACNPSMTIAALAEHCIETVLKEDLGRVF